A window of Blautia argi genomic DNA:
AGTTATGGAAGGGATTTGTCGGAAGGAGCTTTTTGGATTATTGGAAAGTAGGAACAAAATGAGTAAAAGAATTGTTTTTGTGCTTATATGTACAATTTTTTGGATGATGTTTTCTGTTCCGGTCATGGCGGTATCTATAGTGGAACTTCCCGTTATCACCAAATGGGAAAATGGAAACGGTTATGATGAAAAAGGAAATCGTCTGGAAGATACATGGGCGTATGATTCTGTCCATGAAGCCGGAAGATATGTCCTGTTTGGGAAGAATGGAGAAGTGTTAAAAAAATCAGAGGATTGGAAAAAGAAAGAGCAAATAAGTGAAAACTTTACAGTGACAAACCAAAATACGGGAATCTTGGCAATACGTGCGGAAGTATATGAGGAATTTTCAGGAACCGTGAAGGGGAGTGTAAAGGAGAAAAGCGGAATAGAATATTTGTTTGAACTGTGTGAAGCCAATCAGTATAGTACAAACTTAGAACTGGCACCTGGAGATTATCACTTATCTGTAGATGCAGTGGAGAAGGAGCGTCTGTATAGAGTACTATATGACGAAGCGAAATTTAGTATGCAAGAAGCAGAAGTAAAAATTGAAAACCTTCAGGTAACAGGGGAATGTATTGGAATGGCAACAGACACAGAAGATATGCGATCATCTGCAAATGCGCCACAGACAGAAAAAATGGAAACCGATGGAGTTTCAGAAGAGCTGTTAAAGACTATAGGAAAACTTATTATTCCTGTAGTGATTATTTCCCTTGGGGGATATCTGTTTGTGCGGAAGAAAAAGCAACCATATACATAGGAGGCAGAAAATGTCAGAACGAGAAAAAGTAGATACATATACCATACCGCCTAATTTTGCGGAATCAGGAAAATGGTTTTCCGGAAGAGTAAGTGCGGGGAATGTAGTTGAAGCGGCAGTGATGTCGCTTATTTTATTAAAAATTTTGCTGCAAGTACCGGTGGATGGCAGAACCAAAATTTATCTGGGAATTATATTTATTCTTCCGGTTGTCATTTTTTGCTGTGATAGGTGTGCAGGGAGAACGATTGACAGCCTATTTGTTTCATATTTTATGTTTTTTGAAAAATAGAAGAGTTCTTACAACACCAAGCGGGAGATATCAGTTGGAGAGAAAACGGCGGATAGAAAGAAGAGAGCATAAACGCCGTAAGAAAGGAGGAGATAATCATCAGTCAGGAAATAAAGGAACTGGAAGAACGGTTAAAAGAGGCAAGAAAGGAAGAAAAACGTCAGCAAAAAGAAAAGAAAATTTTGGAGTCGGAACAAAAGAAAGCTGAAAGGCGGCAGTTATTGGAAGAGGAAAGGATACGAAAACAGCAGAAGAAAGAAGAACATCAACTGCAAAAGCAGCTTAATCAAGCAGAGTATCCGGGAAAACCAGTAAGAGAAAATACGCAGTCAGAGATACGGAGAAAGAAAAAATCAGAAGAGTTAGAAGAAAAACAGGATTTTCTTCCAGTTACATGGGCATCCTCTTATCTTCCGATTGAGAAAATAAAAGATGGGATTATTTATACAGCAGATCACCGGTATGTGAAAATTGTAGAAGTCCTGCCAATTAACTTTCTGCTCCGTTCTCCAAGCGAACAGAGAAACGTTGTATTTTCTTTTTTGAGTTATTTAAAGATTGCACCAGTCAAGCTGCAGTTTAAAGTTATTTCCAAAAAGGCCGATATTTCGGAATATTTGGAAAAAATACAGCAGGAGATTGAGGCAGAAGAAGACGAACAGTGCAGGGTCCTTCAAGAAGATTATGCACGTCTCATCCGTTCTATAGGTACCAAAGAAGCGATTACAAGACGATTCTTTCTGATTTTTGAGTTTCAGTCTTATGATGGGAACCGTAAACCAAAAGAAAAAGAAGTGTACCAGTATATGCGGACAACAGTGCAGACTGCAAAAAAATATCTGGCGATATGTGGCAATGTAGTATTAGAACACGAAAACGAATCCCGCTTTTGTGTAGAATTGTTTTATCAGTTGCTGAATAGAAGGACAAGTGTAACCGTTCCTTTTTCAGAACGGATAAAATTGGTTACCCAGTGGTATCAGGAGGAGAATGGAAAAGAGAGTCTTCCCCATATTCCGGTAACCGAATTATTTGCCCCAAAGACATTGAATTTTAAGCACAGGAACTGTGTGGTATTTGATGGGGTATATCATACCTATTTGTATATTCCTTCTGGAAAATACCGAATGCGAGTTCCGGCAGGCTGGATTTCTCTGATTATCAATGCGGGCGAAGGAATTGATGTTGATGTGTTTTTCTTTAAGCAGGATAAAGGAAAAAGTGTGGAGCGTATTGGACGAAGGATACGTCTGAATCGCTCAAGATTAAAAGAAACTTATGACACCAATAGCGATTTTGATGATCTGTCAGAGTCTATACGTGCCGGTTTTTACCTAAAAAAAGGGCTAAGTGGAAATGAAGAACTATATTACATGTCTATGCTGATTACCATTACCGGTTATACAGAAAAGGAAGTGGAGTGGCGTGCGAGGGAAATGGCAAAACTGTTAAATTCACAGGATATCGGAACTGCAAAATGTACATTCTCTGAAGAAAAGGCATTTTTATCGTCCCTTCCACTTTTGAATCTGGACAAAAACTTATACCAGAAATCAAAACGAAATGTTCTGACTTCCGGTGTTGCAGCGTGTTATCCTTTTGTAAGTTATGAAATGTCAGATCGGGACGGGATATTAATGGGAGTGAATAAAGCCAACAATTCCCTTGTAATCGTTGATATTTTTAACAGTGAAATTTACAAAAATGCGAATATTGCGATTCTGGGAACCAGTGGTGCCGGAAAAACATTTTGCCTGCAGCTTATGGCTTTGAGAATGCGTAGGAAAAATATTCAGGTATTTATTATTGCACCGGAAAAAGGACATGAACTAGCAAGGGCATGTAAAAATATAGGTGGGGCATATTTGAAGATTGCCCCAGGTTCCCAATATGGAATCAATATCATGGAGATACGGCCAAGTGATCAAAGTGCAAGGGTAATTTTAGACGGACAGGCTTCAGAGCGTTCAGAACTTGCTATGAAGATTCAGAGCCTGCATATTTTCTTTACTATTTTAATTCCGGATATTACCCATGAAGAGCGTCAGCTCTTGGATGAGGCGTTTATCATTACATATCAGAAGAAAGGGATTACTCATGATAATGCAAGCTTGTGGAATCAGGAACAACCAGGGAAGTATAAAGAAATGCCAATTTTGGGAGATCTTTATCAGGTGCTTTTGGAAAAAGAAGAAACCAGACGTATGGCAAATATTTTAAACCGGCTGGTAAATGGTTCTTCTTCGAACTTTAATCATCAGACAAATATAGATTCTGATAACAAATATATGATACTGGATATTTCAGAAATGCAGAGCGACTTGGGACTTGCTACCTTTACGGCCTTGGATTTTGTATGGTCAAAAGCAAAAGAAGACCGTACAAAAGAAAAGGCTATTTTTATTGATGAATGTTGGGCACTTTTATCAACAAACGAATTGACGGCAAATTATATTCTTGAAATTTTTAAGACGATACGTGGGTATGGAGGCGCTGCGGTATGTGCCAGTCAGGATTTGGAAGACTTTTTCTCTTTAAAAGGCGGAAAGTATGGAAAAGGTGTCTTAAACAACACAAAGACAAAGATTATTCTGAATCTGGAGCATAAGGAGGCAGAAGTCGTAAAAAAGGAATTGGATTTGTCTGAAGCAGAGATGCTTGCTATTACCCGATTTGAGAGAGGAAATGCACTGATTTCCACTAATAATAACAACTTGTTAGTAGAATTTAAGGCAAGCCGGTTAGAAAAAGATTTGATTACAACAGACCGGAAAGACTTAAAGGAACTTAAGGAACGGTTGGAGAAGTACGGGGAAACAGCCTATGAGAAAGGGGGAATGTCCAAATGATTGTAGAGGTATCGTAACCATAAAATGCGTATAGATTACGCAATCAGAAATTCAGGTTGATAGAATACGTAATTTATACGCAATCCTAAAATGGAAAGGAGAAAAATTTTGGAACATGTAACAAATCAAAAACAGGTAGAACGTCAGATACTGGAACTTGTTAAAACTTATAATGTCTTATATAAAAGGCAGATTTATGCTTTTTTTGCAGTAGATGGAAAAGAGAAATTTGTAGGAAAAGCACTGCACACGTTATTGAAAGAACATTTGATTTATATAAACGAAGTCACAAAAACGGTATCCCAACATGAAGATGCCTATCAGTTGCGGGAAAAAGGCACATTAAAAGCATTCTGGGTTCTTCTTTCTTTGATGGAACAGAAAAAAATCGAACGACATTTCTTGGCAGAAAAGGAAGAGTATCCAATTCGTATTGTATTTGTGGGGAATGCGGAAATTTACGATATTCTTTATATATCGGAAGCTGAGATCCAACTGGTAAATCAGTTGTTTTCCAGACAGAAACTGGACGGGTGTGGACATGTTGTTATTGTGGAAAATCCGGAGGAAATTCCACAGATAGAAATCCCAAATGTGATAGGTTTTTGTACGGTGCAGGAAGAAGAAGGAGGGGTGGAATATTATAGGAGGGAATAGCGAAAAAGAAGGAATACAAAGACTAAAAGAACAATTGGACGAGGGACAGAAAACGGCAGGATATGTGGAATCCATGCTTGCAGAAGCACGCAATCTATTACAGGCGTATGCCAGGAAGTGCGTCAATATTCATTTTGAGAACTTGAATGATATGGTGCTGGAAGCCGCAAAGAGCTCTGAAATCCTGACAGAAAAGATGCGGAATCTTGTTCTCCAGATGACACTTGATAAGAGAAAATATGAGCAATACCAATCGGATCTGGTATTGATACATGGGATTGAGATTGCGTATGAAGAGAATATTCTAAGTATTTCCCTTCCAGCACTGATACCGCACCGGAAAACAGAGTATACAAATTACATTTATAAACCGTTGTATACAGCTTTTCAACACTGGTGTATCGAACGGGCAGAACAGAATAAAGAGATACCGGAATACAGAGCATGTACCGTCTGCTTTTCTCATATTTATGATTGTAAACGCCCGATATATAGGGTACGAGATCATGACAATATTGAAGAGAAGCATGTGTTAGATGTGATATCTAATTTCTTCCTGACATCGGATAGTGGATGCTATACAAATGTGTATCACGAAACACGGTTGGAAGATGTGGAACGCACAATGATTTATCTGTTGACACCGGAAAAATTTCCGTTGTGGCTTTACGAAAAACAGCAAAATTTGGTATCGAAAAATTGACAGAGAACACATACTGAAATTTCGATAAGATAATATGACGGGTTTTTCCGTAAATTAAAGCAAAAGGAAGTGGAAAAGGCAGGTGGGAAATACCCAGGTATGAGAAGGATAGGGTACAGAGATGGATAAATGGGAGACATTGGAAAGAAAGGGAAAAAAGGGCGATATACTCCTGAAAATGATTGCAATTTCAGGAGAGATGCCGGCGAATTTGCCGGAGAAAATTGTGGGTTCTAAATCCTATACAGCCAGTCTGATTACCGACTTAAAGAAAAAAGGATATCTTCTTTTACGGTATAGAGAAGGACTGCGTGGATATGTTCTGGGAAAGAAAGGGAAAAATTATCTTTTGCAGGATTATCGTCAAGAGGTTGGAAGTTATCTTATAGGGGCAAGCGAGACAAACCATGTGAAATCAGAATTGGAAAAGCGGTTACGCCTGCACCGCATGAGTCAGATATGGGGGTACTTTTTTATGCATGGGAACCTGATTTTTGCAACAGAGAAGCCTAAGATTTTTACACAGGATTGTTACGGGAAAACATCTTTGGGGACCTATTATGGGAGTCAGGAATTAAAGCAGGGGACGGATCAGGTTAAGGGTTCCAGAGCCTGTGGCCTCTACATGAAAAATGAGGAAGTTTTTGTGGTTTACAACAGTATGGGGAATCTGATGAAATGGTCAAAGAAAATGGAAACAGCTATGCGGTGTTGGGTAGAACGCAATTTGCTGAAGACAGGAATTACATGGCAAGGAAAAGCCATTTTGTTCGGAGACTCCATGAAATTATTGAGAAAGATACTCCTTAGCAGTGGTGGTGTGAAACAGGAGCTGTTCCAGACGGATGATGTGTATGAACAATATTATTTTGTGCCGCAAGACAAGGAGGGGGCTTATCTTCAAATAGAGCTGCTTACAGATAAGGAGAGAAGTCATGCCTTTTCCACTTTTTTAGAGACCATACTAGACGAAGTGGAAAGAAACGAGTTCCCGATTTATGCGGGGCTGAAAAAGGGAATTCCTGTTTATTTTGTATATGAACTGGAACTGAGAAAACTTCAAATGGTCAAACAGGATATGGAAAGACGCGGAAGGGGTATGGCGGTATGCTTTGATTATCAACAGGAACTGCTAAAAGATTATTATGGAGAGGGGGTGGAGATAATGGTACTGGATTGTGAAAAGGTAAAGCAGTATCTGTTGGCTATGGAGGTGTAGGCAGGTATGGTTTCTATGGAAGCACTATAGGAGGTGACGGAGACCATGCAGGATCAATTTCGGACTGGAAGTGTGACTGTGGATAGAATGAGCCGCCTACATATTTCAGGAAATATCATACCGGTTACCTGGTATAAAACCATTCGAAAATCAACAGGAAAGCCCAACTTAAATGCAATCATCATTTTGGCGGATATTGTATATTGGTACCGTCCGACAGAAGTGCGTGATGAAATGACAGGAGAACTTGTAGGATTGAAAAAGAAATTCCATGCAGATCTTTTGCAGCGAAGTTATCAGCAGATTGCAGACCAGTTTGGGATTACGAAAAGAGATGCAACAAATGCGGTAGTAGAACTGGAAAAAATGAAAGTGATCAGACGTGTTTTTCGGACACTTCATGTAAATGGGCAGCAAGTGCCAAATGTATTGTTTCTAGATTTGAACGTGGACATATTGGAAGCCCTTACCTATCCGGATCACGAGCAGGGGTGTCACTTAAATGGGGGATACCCCTCCCTGAAAAAGGAGACAGGTATCACGGATACCGGGGGAATGGAGTCTCCATTTTGGGAGAGAGAGGTATCCTATATCGGTGAGACAAATACAGAGAATACAAACAGAAAATTCAGTACAGAGAGTTCCTCTTTGTTTCAAATCGAAAAGGAAGTCAGGGAACAGATTTCTTATGGGGCTTTAAAACATGATAATCCCTATAATATGCAGATAGATGAATTGGTAGGTATCCTGGTAGATGTGAAAACCTGTTCTGCAAAAACGATTCGGGTAAATCGGGAAGACAAGCCAGCTGAGATTGTAAAAGCACAATTTCAAAAAATCGGAATGGAGCATATACAGTTTGTTTTAAACTGTATGGAGAAAAACACAACAAAAGTTACGAATATGCGGGCTATGTTGATCACTGCTCTCTATAATTCTGTAAATACGATTTCCAGTTACTATAGCAGTCTCTATAACTACCACAGATCATACGGTGTATTAGAAAAAGGAGAGGAGGAATAGAACGAAAGAGAAAAAAGAACAGAGAGACAGATGCAAGAAAATCGGTTTTGGTGTTCTGCTTGCCACATTAACTGTCTATTTTGGAGGTTTTTTAGAAAGGTTGTCTCATTCAGTTGTAGTACTAAACCCGTTTGTATGCATTTGGAGAGGCTTTACAACAGCAACAGGACTTCAAAGTTCCGTAGTAGCATTTTTATGTATGCTGCTTTTGGGTATGCTCATTATCTGGAGAGGAAAGGAAAAGGATATTTCAGAAACAGATGAACGGAACTTTGATTATTCGGTAAAGGGAACCTATGGTACAGCCGGATATATGAAGCCGGAGGAACAAAAAGAAATTTTAAACGCAGACCAGAACTTACAAGACGTTCTGGGGATTATTTTTGGAAAGGATTTAGAAAATGGAGAATACGTAAGCCTTCCGATAGATTCCAGACTGAATAGGAATCTAGCAGTTTGTGGCAGCCAGGGAAGTATGAAATCAAGAGCATTTGCAAGAAATATGGCATTGCAGTGCGTGCGTCGTGGAGAGTCCATGTATCTTACCGATCCAAAATCAGAGTTGTATGAAGATTTAGCAGGATATTTGCGGGAAGAGGGCTATATTGTAAAACAGTTAAATCTGATAGACCTTGTAAACAGTGATGCCTGGGACTGTCTTGCGGAAATTGATGATGGAAGCCTGATAGATGTGTTTGTTGACGTCGTGATCCGGAACACAACTGATAAATTTGACCATTTTTATGATAACGTAGAAATGGATTTGCTGAAAGCGCTGTGCCTGTATGTATATGAAGAATATCCAGTGGGGAAAAAAACATTTCCAGAAGCATATAAACTGCTGCTGAATAAATCGGTAGAAATGCTAGATGCTATCTTTGAACGTCTGCCGACAACACACCCGGCAAGAGGACCATATCAGCTTTTTTCAAAGGCAGAAAAGGTAAAAGGAAATGCGGTATTGGGACTTGGAACCCGTTTGCAGATTATGCAGAATAAACTGGTACAGCAGATAACCAGTCATGGGGATTTTGACCTGACACTTCCGGGAAAACAAAAGTGTGCTTATTTTTGCATTACATCAGATCAGGATTCTACATATGATGTTTTGGCAACACTGTTTACCTCATTTCTTAGCATCAAATTGGTGAGACTGGCAGATCGAATGGAAGATCGGAAACTTCCGGTTCCCATGTGCTTTATCTTAGATGAATTTCCGAACATCGGAGTGATTCCGGATTTTAAAAAGAAATTGGCAACCGCACGAAGCAGGGGAATCGGCATGAGTATTATCTTTCAGAATATCCCCCAGATGATGAACCGATATCCGGAAGGACAATGGGAAGAAATACTTGGCGGTTGTGATATGTCTTTATTTTTAGGGTGCAATGATATGACAACTGCTACTTATTACAGTTCCCGTTCAGGAGAGATTACGGTTTCCGTTGCATCTATGCGGAAAAGCTATTATACTATACGCATGACAGATTATGTGCCGGAATACGCAGAGACTTCTTCCGTAGGAAAAAGAATGCTGCTGCTTCCTGATGAAGTATTACGTTTTCCCATTGATCAGATGCTTTTGATTATCCGTGGACAGAAAGTGCTAAAACTTCGGAAAATGGATTATACGGAACATCCAGATGCAAAACATCTGAAGTTGGAAAAAACAAATGAACATATTCCGAAATGGTATCGGGAAATGGAAGCAGAAAAAAATCAGTTTCAGATATTGGCGCAGGAGAGGGAAGAGGTTGAGCGTTTTGAAAGAAAACAGGCAGAAGAAAGCAGGGAAGAACAGGAATCGGAACCTCTGACATTACAAGGGGAACCGCCGAAAAAGTCTGTAAGGAAAAATGAAAAGCAGACAACTGTATACAAAGTAGAAGATTTGTTTCAAAAAAGTACAGATGGAGATGGAGGTGGAGATTAAGGCTGTATGAATATGGAGAAAAATGCACTGGTAAAATATACTTTTTTAAAATTGCTCTTAAGAGAATTTGGGATCTACATCAGGGAAACAGAAGTAGAAAAGGCTGACTTGGCAAAACAGTGTGTGGAGATTTATGATACACCGGAAGAATTCTATGAAAAGACAAACTGGGATAAAGACAATCCAGAGCAGAGCAGTTTCCAGTATTTGGAGGAGAATCAAATCTGCCGGAGAATCCAGGGGAAAATCTGGTATTTTTCCCGTATCCGGTGGGAAGAAGGTTTAAAAAAGTTGAAAAATTGAAAAGCGATTGCAAAAATAAGAAATTGCGATAACATTGCAACACAATCGGAATTGACAGGCAAAACGGAATGTTTTATGATGATAGTGTAAATAATCAGGCACAGAAAGCAGCCAAAGGGCTGTTTTTTTGTGCCTTTTTTGATGAAGAAAAGGAGGCTGTATATGGCAGAAACGAAAACAACAATCACAGAAGAAGTAAAAAATGAAATTCCAAGAGCAGTAACACAAAATTCAATCCTGACGATTGAAGTCGATGCTTCGATTGAAAGTACACAGGAAAAAGAAGAGGCAAAATGGCATCAGTTGTTAAATGCCCAGCGAACCCGGAAAATCCTGACTGGTCCGTTAAGTGGTATTGAGAAACTGGAAAGCGGCTGGACAGTAGCAGTCACTTATTTTAATGGTTACCGGATTTTAATCCCTATGTCTGAAATGATGATTAACTTAAAAGGAGACGGAAGGGAAAATGCGGATACATTGAACCGCCAGGTAAGGATTGCTAATAATATGCTTGGGGCAGATATTGATTTTATTATCAAAGATTTAGATGAGGCTTCCAGAAGCGTAGTGGCATCCCGAAAAGATGCGATGCTGCGGAAACGACAGATTTTCTATTTTACAGAAAATGAAGAGGAGCAGCCAATGGTTTATCCTGGAAGGATTGTGGAGGCCAGAGTCATTGCTGTAGCACCAAAGGCAGTCCGTCTGGAAGTGTTTGGTGTAGAGTGCTCTGTGCGTGCGAGAGACATGGCATGGGAATGGATGCCAGATGCAACAGAAAAATTTCAGGTGGGAGATTTAGTGTTGGTCTGCGTTAACAAAATAGAAATGCCTGATGCTGAGAGTATGACAGTAGCCGTAGATGCGAAGGGAGCAACGGAAAATACCAATAAGGACAACTTAAAGAAATGCCACCGCCAGGGAAAATATTCCGGTATCGTGGTTGATGTTTATAAGGGAACGTACTTTATCCGTTTAGATCTTGGAGTAAATGCTATTGCCCATGAGTGCAACATGGCTTCCCTTCCAGGAAAACGAGATAAAATTGGCTTTGTTGTAACACGAATCAATGAAACTTCTGAGGTGGCAGAGGGAATCATTACAAGGCTGATTAAAAAATATTCTTAAAAATAAAAAAAATTTGGAAAACCTATTGAACCGTGAAAGCCAAATTTTTTATAATGCAATGATATAGACTAAAGCAGAAAGGGGAAATTCGATGAAGAAAAAGAAAAATAGAAAGCAACTTCCAGAGGTAATCTGCCCATATTGTGGGAAAAAGGCAGTTTTAAGACCAGCTTCCTATCTATATGGAGAAAAGAGAATTTTCACCCCGGAAACAATGTTTTATGTGTGTAGTGGTTATCCGGACTGCAATGCTTATGTTTCAGCGAACCAGAAAAACCACAGACCGCTTGGAATTATGGCGGATGGGGAACTTCGAAACCTTCGGATACAGACACATCGTGCATTAAGAGAAATTTGGACACAGGGATATATGACAAAAAACAGTACATATCATTGGCTGAGTGGAAAACTGGCACTTCCGGAAAAGGAGACACATGTTGCCATGTTTAGTACTTATCGTTGTAGGGAAACCATACGCTTAGCCAATGAATTGTTAGAAGAGAGAAAAGAGATGGAAAAAAAGAAACAAAAAGGAAAGCCGAAAGGAGAAACAAAATCGCATGATAATGAAAGCCACGGAACACGATATGTATCGGCTTCTGGATTATAAAGAGAAATGTCTGATAAGGGCGGGAAGCTGTTTTGGAATTTCCGGACTTCTGGGATTTTTCCTGCTTTTTAACCATTGCTTTTGGGAGAGTATCTGTGTATTCCTGATTTTAGCAAGTTGGGGATTCTATTTGGTAAAAGAAGCACTGAAAGCAAATGGAAGGATTATGCAGACGAAAGGCTGTTATATGAAATTAGAAGAGGATTGTCTGGTAATTCGTCAGCCATACAAAAATGAGCATTATGAAGTCTGCCGGATTTTTTACAGAGAAATGGAAAAAATCGTAGAGGGAAGCCGCAGGGGGATCCCGGAATTTTATATTGTAATCCGTAAAATGAAAGAGACAGAACAGACGAGTTTTATCCTGCTTGATAAGAAGGAAAGGGAAACACTTGTTTTTCAGGTGCGCTCTTTTGGGTATGACAAAGAAGCGTTCCGGAAATTCTATCTAAAGCTGCGGTGGCTGGTTCCTGGAAAAGTACGGATTATTGGAACAAAAAAACAGACTGTATGGAAACAGAAAGCAAAGAAACATTGGGTCGGGCCGGCATTTGCCGGCTTTCTTTTTTATCTTATACCAAAAGCAGTTCTGTGTCTGCTTTTGTAGTTCCAAAGGTAAGAAAGAGAAATGGAGATGGACATGAAAAAAAGGTGGAGGAAGCAGTGGGAAAGCATGACACAATATATGATCAAAAATTTAGATGGAACAGAAGAAATCCCATTTTTATTTAAAGATAAAATGCTGAAAGCAGGGCTTTTGTCTTTTTTTATTGCTGTAATCGGTACATATATGGGGGTGCAATTTGAGGAAGCGAGTTTTTTGATACTTACCTGGATATTGGCAGTGTTTTCGTTTTATCAGATTTTCAAGTTTCTGAAGATTGGGAAAACAGGAGAATATGAGATTATGGAAGCACAGGTTCTTGCAGTCAAGGGAAAGCATTATCCGGGCAGAATGTATCAGATAGTTGTACAGGATAAAGACGGAAGCCGGATCCGCATTCGGATGCAAAAAGAAAAAAACCTCATGGTTGGAAAAACATACCGGTTCTATTTTGGAAAAGTGGAACGGGTGGAGGGAAAAGCTGCAAAAATAGGGGAACTTATGTATGAGGTTTTTTACGGGGCAGAAGAAATCCCACAGGAAGAACGGTGAAAAAAGTGTGGTTCGAACCCACACTCTTCCTTTCGTGCCGACATGCACGAAATAATAATAAAAAGGAGAGATGACTATGGCAGGAAAAGAAATGAAAGGAACTGTAAAATGGTTTAGTGCAAAGAGAGGATATGGCTTTCTTGTGGATGCAGATGGCATTGATTACTTTGTACATTACAGTGAGATCCAGTCGGAAGGATTTAAAACCTTGAGGAACAATATGGAAGTATCCTTTATGGTTGAAGAAGATGAAAAGGGACGAAGCATTGCAAAGTGTGTTGTTCCAATCTCAGAAGAAACATCGGAAGAAGAATAAACGACTGGAAGGGGGCAGATAAAAATGCTTCTGTCCCCGGTTAAAAAAATTCTGGTAAATATGTGTGGAATTGTGAAAAAACCGTATTTGCTACTAAATACATGGATAGAAAGATTGACATGTACTATATATTGTGTTAATCTTTAAGTGACTTTATTTTATATGGAAACAGCATATTGCTTTCCATAAGTCAAATTTAGTTCCGGCTATGTTTCCGGAAGAGAACTTTTAACAACCGTTTTAAACGCATAGATAGACAGACACAAAAAGACAATGGCTCTTTTTTGTGTCTTTTTTTGTGCGTGAAAGGAGGAAAACATGCAAAAAAACGGAAAGGAAGGAGAAAAGAATGTGCCAAAGGAAATATGTACAGAAGCTAAGCGAACAGCGAAAAACCAGAAAACTGTTTGAAACGCTCACTTTTTTAGAAAAGCAGATGGAAGATGAGTCTGCCGTTCGGGATGCTGACACGGTACTTGCAGATATTTTAGAGGGCGCCGATTTTGAAATTACCGGAATTGTAACTGACCTTTTAAAAACTTATCAGGGCAGTAAAGACCGTGAGTCAGTGGAAACCTGTTTCGAAGTATTAACAGGGGTAACGATACAAGAGTATCTAAAAAAGTGTATCATCACGATTCTCAGTCAGAAAAAAGGAGAGGTTTCAAATCGAAAAAAGTGCATGCTCTATCAGGGATTGCATTTTTTACCTGTGGGGAAAAGGGTGGAGCAAAAAGGAGAAATTTATCTTTTCCCTAGGAAGATTTCGAACCATGAGAAAGAAATAGACCAATTGCAAGAAGTCAAGGAACAAACAGGCCTTGATATATTTCTTTGTCTGGAAGATTACCGGCTGTACTTCCTACAGGAAAGGAAAGTTTTTGTATATCTGCCAAATGGAAGGAGGCGAACCTATGCAGACA
This region includes:
- a CDS encoding VirB4 family type IV secretion system protein — encoded protein: MEEERIRKQQKKEEHQLQKQLNQAEYPGKPVRENTQSEIRRKKKSEELEEKQDFLPVTWASSYLPIEKIKDGIIYTADHRYVKIVEVLPINFLLRSPSEQRNVVFSFLSYLKIAPVKLQFKVISKKADISEYLEKIQQEIEAEEDEQCRVLQEDYARLIRSIGTKEAITRRFFLIFEFQSYDGNRKPKEKEVYQYMRTTVQTAKKYLAICGNVVLEHENESRFCVELFYQLLNRRTSVTVPFSERIKLVTQWYQEENGKESLPHIPVTELFAPKTLNFKHRNCVVFDGVYHTYLYIPSGKYRMRVPAGWISLIINAGEGIDVDVFFFKQDKGKSVERIGRRIRLNRSRLKETYDTNSDFDDLSESIRAGFYLKKGLSGNEELYYMSMLITITGYTEKEVEWRAREMAKLLNSQDIGTAKCTFSEEKAFLSSLPLLNLDKNLYQKSKRNVLTSGVAACYPFVSYEMSDRDGILMGVNKANNSLVIVDIFNSEIYKNANIAILGTSGAGKTFCLQLMALRMRRKNIQVFIIAPEKGHELARACKNIGGAYLKIAPGSQYGINIMEIRPSDQSARVILDGQASERSELAMKIQSLHIFFTILIPDITHEERQLLDEAFIITYQKKGITHDNASLWNQEQPGKYKEMPILGDLYQVLLEKEETRRMANILNRLVNGSSSNFNHQTNIDSDNKYMILDISEMQSDLGLATFTALDFVWSKAKEDRTKEKAIFIDECWALLSTNELTANYILEIFKTIRGYGGAAVCASQDLEDFFSLKGGKYGKGVLNNTKTKIILNLEHKEAEVVKKELDLSEAEMLAITRFERGNALISTNNNNLLVEFKASRLEKDLITTDRKDLKELKERLEKYGETAYEKGGMSK
- a CDS encoding DUF5697 family protein, whose product is MEHVTNQKQVERQILELVKTYNVLYKRQIYAFFAVDGKEKFVGKALHTLLKEHLIYINEVTKTVSQHEDAYQLREKGTLKAFWVLLSLMEQKKIERHFLAEKEEYPIRIVFVGNAEIYDILYISEAEIQLVNQLFSRQKLDGCGHVVIVENPEEIPQIEIPNVIGFCTVQEEEGGVEYYRRE
- a CDS encoding DUF6100 family protein, whose translation is MDEGQKTAGYVESMLAEARNLLQAYARKCVNIHFENLNDMVLEAAKSSEILTEKMRNLVLQMTLDKRKYEQYQSDLVLIHGIEIAYEENILSISLPALIPHRKTEYTNYIYKPLYTAFQHWCIERAEQNKEIPEYRACTVCFSHIYDCKRPIYRVRDHDNIEEKHVLDVISNFFLTSDSGCYTNVYHETRLEDVERTMIYLLTPEKFPLWLYEKQQNLVSKN
- a CDS encoding DUF6017 domain-containing protein, giving the protein MQDQFRTGSVTVDRMSRLHISGNIIPVTWYKTIRKSTGKPNLNAIIILADIVYWYRPTEVRDEMTGELVGLKKKFHADLLQRSYQQIADQFGITKRDATNAVVELEKMKVIRRVFRTLHVNGQQVPNVLFLDLNVDILEALTYPDHEQGCHLNGGYPSLKKETGITDTGGMESPFWEREVSYIGETNTENTNRKFSTESSSLFQIEKEVREQISYGALKHDNPYNMQIDELVGILVDVKTCSAKTIRVNREDKPAEIVKAQFQKIGMEHIQFVLNCMEKNTTKVTNMRAMLITALYNSVNTISSYYSSLYNYHRSYGVLEKGEEE